From a single Leishmania infantum JPCM5 genome chromosome 36 genomic region:
- a CDS encoding putative phosphoglycerate mutase family member 5 has protein sequence MSFTFRRFLCSVGIGFAASPLLRGAAVALCETVKPAAPPGMGSAAHISANGLANYLFDEDPLPTKEELEYVKTWGVPWVEDWDRPGNRGIRADRSASHQRQVIMIRHGQYGNEGVNDDKIHRLTPLGERQARETGVYLRRLFEESDKRKKLNAIYRQSRRAYKQAKNDGASEEQLTQLERKMDEARLVLCGAGGILVDAMPMAVHVSDMTRAKQTADLILEAFPEDVRLRKDVDPQLRERIPCAVQPVRPFTPSAEDMHVAEAVFERYFHRPVESGTSVEIIVGHANMIRYLTMRALQLPPEAWLRTSLPHCSVTTITIRGTGHVSLVGMGSYGHLPPDMVTVSNVK, from the coding sequence ATGTCTTTTACCTTCCGCCGGTTTCTTTGCAGTGTTGGGATCGGCTttgccgcgtcgccgctccTTCGGGGAGCGGCCGTGGCTCTATGCGAGACTGTGAAacccgcggcgccgcccggCATGGGCAGTGCCGCTCACATATCCGCCAACGGCCTTGCGAACTACCTCTTCGACGAAGATCCGCTACCGACaaaggaggagctggagtACGTCAAGACGTGGGGTGTGCCATGGGTGGAAGATTGGGATCGTCCAGGGAATCGCGGAATCAGAGCGGACCGCAGTGCGTCCCATCAGCGTCAGGTCATCATGATCCGCCACGGTCAGTACGGCAACGAAGGCGTCAATGACGACAAAATCCATCGACTCACTCCGCTGGGCGAGCGACAAGCCCGCGAGACCGGTGTTTACCTGCGCAGGCTCTTTGAGGAGAGTGATAAGCGGAAGAAGCTCAACGCCATCTACCGTCAGTCTCGGCGAGCCTACAAACAGGCAAAGAATGACGGCGCCTCTGAGGAGCAGTTGACTCAGCTGGAGAGGAAGATGGACGAGGCGCGTCTGGTGCtgtgcggcgctggtggcatCTTGGTCGATGCGATGCCGATGGCGGTGCATGTCTCGGACATGACCCGTGCAAAGCAGACCGCAGACTTAATTTTAGAAGCGTTCCCAGAAGACGTGCGGCTACGTAAGGACGTGGACCCGCAGTTGCGAGAGCGCATTCCATGCGCCGTGCAGCCAGTGCGCCCCTTCACCCCCTCCGCAGAGGACATGCACGTCGCCGAGGCCGTCTTTGAGCGGTACTTTCACCGGCCCGTCGAGTCTGGCACCTCGGTCGAGATCATCGTGGGCCACGCCAACATGATTCGCTATCTCACCATGCGGGCACTACAGCTGCCTCCCGAGGCGTGGCTGCGCACCTCGCTGCCCCATTGCAGCGTCACAACCATTACGATTCGCGGCACCGGTCATGTGAGCTTGGTCGGTATGGGCTCATACGGCCACCTTCCTCCGGACATGGTGACGGTGTCGAACGTCAAGTAG
- a CDS encoding golgi SNARE protein-like protein, whose translation MNPEARQVAVWERLRNEARQTDQLIDQQLRKLEVLALFDEEKIIESAAASSSMKGVGTSSSVTPAVPGSSSSLLHSSGTSPPPASTMSFEDVESQYRGADRDIDEFLHRLEQTVLSMEDACRELGPSSAAARHTERFRGMLTEKQQARRRLATEFRQRKDRYELAASRLAGDARRRGGPVDDDARGGVRILMDEQVAIQHTLNRVNGLLEQAEGTRDRLRMQRERFNQIGDKVLHIAEHIPFVQNLVRRIDVRRRREVVVLGTVISSLMFMFFFFL comes from the coding sequence ATGAACCCGGAGGCGAGACAAGTGGCCGtatgggagcggctgcgaaACGAGGCGCGGCAGACAGACCAGCTCATTGATCAACAGCTTCGCAagctggaggtgctggcgcttTTCGATGAAGAAAAGATTATTGAaagcgcggccgcctcgtctTCTATGAAGGGAGTCGGCACTTCGAGCTCGGTGACCCCGGCGGTCCCTGGCTCGAGTTCCAGTCTTCTACACAGCAGTGGCACCAGCCCACCCCCAGCGTCCACGATGTCGTTTGAAGATGTGGAGTCTCAGTACCGCGGCGCCGATCGCGACATCGACGAGTTTCTCCATCGGCTAGAGCAAACTGTGCTGAGCATGGAGGACGCGTGCAGAGAGCTCGGCCCctcgtcagcagcagcgcgacacACCGAGCGCTTCCGAGGAATGTTGACTgagaagcagcaggcgcgtcgtcgtcttgcGACGGAGTTCCGACAGCGAAAGGATCGCTATGAGCTGGCTGCGTCGCGGCTAGCGGGCGACGCGCGACGGCGGGGTGGTCCTGTCGACGATGATGCTAGAGGCGGTGTGCGCATCCTCATGGACGAGCAAGTGGCCATTCAGCACACCTTGAACCGCGTGAATGGTCTGCTGGAGCAGGCGGAGGGCACGCGAGATCGActgcgcatgcagcgcgagcggtTCAACCAAATAGGTGACAAGGTGCTGCACATTGCCGAGCACATTCCATTTGTGCAGAACCTTGTCCGCCGCATCGAcgtgcgacggcgacgcgaggtggtggtgttgggtACCGTCATCTCGTCTCTCATGTTcatgtttttctttttcctaTAG
- a CDS encoding metallo-peptidase, Clan MC, Family M14: protein MNRPRDFKRKTAHPPSPASAATVASVSPIPVCAPTMRVSSLEGVDGSETPQQRQRAAESLASQGQHQAEGVVKAKSDAQATDIYGSSDSSVPMVAAADACSRASRASPLLSSSEPALSSTARLASVPGIFSSCLASAALRKTKVSEGHSSYQPPTSQQLRQTSRARATVFRPPVRGGAHSPRGGVPKVCPPAPLASGAAAAHGRVASVSTSTPPPASPEALSAHEEHASGVPVSRSSRSRRSSTSALPLSHTYSGAEVQGSNTNVITSSSTNNRGSARSLGNDTVISTAVGRQRPNMAAVLLPTQQLLENGYYLASDESANSSFSDTPRSARRISLGSSSSLRTTTQRLDVNSSSAVGGGRSATVATGASPSGINSLRDSRDPNSYSRGNCSDDNSDIMFEEENDLCNFDEEDEEQAVLTYMDSGAEGNLPGRPSSSNRAPPPPSARQGLLSATGAGDGPSIDPSSLSVSVEVGDTDYDIGEDPPSCMSVSSPPQLHRRGAPALRISACSVRSSAAADWHAPTMVRRPTSVSKASGAPSFQAAVTPAKLTTVTAVPRMLSLQHSTANAATSSRPTPLTTTAVHTPLTATSSSPRFASFSPSLQLSSMNEEELRERECKQLSLYEAFFFNPTRSMWLVDDHVLAKVLEYVRIMGYEHPALKRDRLKGQPSLWSSSSAIASPIAPAKSKKKAAGVRNANSTAPQNMHASSSSAAAEAVVEALAQPGSANASHTLPTAAGGSADSAAFATKHFCLKAGKPRCARQYVNRSTATAASHLFLTFSEAMRWIAEQEYVIGTVLLCCARFIGDPNADGAAVLGDGVADTAPWHPRRALLQRRKPCIPLRFHPIHFAASLVCSRFPQWGGISAFTRAWETQIRLVLGSASPSHQRLFKLPDDALLLSSDCEAGNLHRVERAGEPYSFLIWLEPDLGSDKRIWFRFSVTGAKEGRRLRFRLMNAAPHVKLYRQNGMMPVWRDGLSQPNWGPVDSCSFRTTNRDLDGEVSFSINPRNSTETIQIAFCAPYTYADLLCHVCHWHALVKSSGCDMRFEERVLCRSPDGRKLHLLIVTSRVGGAPALAATEDKSTADAAISGGRGHTGVGADGVAAAGAGSSSGWTSPGVASPTMTIPPGKGKGGATKEAVRGPYANFASGKKVVLVSGRVHPGEVTASHGVHGLISFLLSSDVRAIQLREHFIFFIVPMLNPDGVSRGHSRMDQFGNNLNRCYNDPDAETQPTVLALRRVFEHLQHTYRERFIMYLDFHSHASQSSGFMFGNNLPVSVQHWNLFFPRLVELHVRHVFSFALCRFGRVHMTSKDGASRVLFGSSLIHSYTVELPHFTDRRLYADEYAAMNNGSNVLFEVTWPPLHQTSGQAGSVDVNEDGAQDAENGSEGKWRGVRPAVGARGLYKRSNMLLAGRGRACRSNRESSSAQARDGSPPKKSSGAAPRSQGHANSAGVGEHCSGQSSATQIGGTRLASFLQPISTPSILCQSAEVGQACLLALRDYCSIGARPSPELTMFGGMDGVLRDSKRQVKLDSSRKCKKVQSVATYAGINPIYKQY from the coding sequence ATGAACCGTCCGCGGGACTTCAAGCGCAAGACGGCGCATCCACCGTCGCCGGCCTCCGCGGCGACAGTTGCAAGTGTGTCCCCTATTCCTGTTTGCGCACCCACCATGCGGGTGAGCTCTCTCGAAGGAGTTGATGGCAGTGAAACGCCGCAACAGAGGCAGCGGGCCGCAGAGAGTCTGGCTTCGCAGGGGCAGCACCAAGCCGAAGGTGTGGTGAAAGCCAAAAGCGATGCGCAAGCCACTGATATTtatggcagcagcgactcgtCCGTTCCCATGGTAGCTGCAGCTGACGCGTGTAGCCGCGCAAGCCGCGCCAGCCCGCTTTTATCCAGCTCTGAACCCGCTCTCTCATCAACCGCTCGGCTTGCATCGGTACCCGGAATATTTTCTTCTTGTTTGGCCTCTGCCGCGTTGCGGAAGACGAAGGTGTCGGAGGGGCACAGCTCTTACCAACCGCCAActtcgcagcagctgcggcagacTTCGAGGGCGCGTGCCACCGTTTTCCGACCACCTGTACGTGGAGGCGCGCACTCTCCGCGAGGAGGGGTCCCAAAAGTGTGCCCGCCGGCACCCCTCGcgagcggtgcggctgcagcacatgGACGCGTTGCTTCTGTGTCGACTTCAACTCCACCGCCGGCAAGCCCTGAGGCTCTCTCCGCGCACGAGGAACACGCCAGCGGTGTACCcgtgtcgcgcagcagccgtagTCGGCGCTCTTCAACCTCTGCGCTCCCGTTGTCACACACGTATTCGGGCGCGGAAGTGCAGGGTAGTAACACAAACGTCAttaccagcagcagcaccaacaaCCGCGGCTCGGCGCGCAGTCTGGGAAACGACACCGTCATCTCCACCGCCGTgggccggcagcggccgaaCATGGCGGCGGTTTTGctgccgacgcagcagctgctggagaacGGCTACTACTTGGCGTCCGACGAGAGCGCGAACTCGAGCTTCTCCGACACTCCGCGCTCGGCGCGGCGCATATCTCTGGGTAGCAGCTCCTCTCTGCGCACCACAACGCAGCGGCTGGACGTGAACAGTAGCAGCGCTGTTGGTGGGGGTCGGTCGGCCACGGTGGCTACTGGCGCCTCCCCAAGCGGTATCAACAGCCTTCGTGATAGCCGGGACCCCAACAGCTACAGCCGAGGAAACTGCAGTGACGACAACAGCGACATCATGTTCGAGGAGGAAAATGACCTCTGCAActtcgacgaggaggacgaggaacAGGCAGTGCTCACGTACATGGACTCTGGGGCAGAGGGGAACCTTCCGGGCCGGCCATCCTCATCGAATcgggcaccaccgccgccatcggcgcGCCAGGGGTTGCTGTCCGCGACGGGTGCAGGTGATGGGCCAAGCATCGACCCCAGCTCCCTCAGCGTGAGCGTCGAAGTCGGCGACACCGACTACGACATCGGCGAGGATCCGCCAAGCTGTATGTCTGTCAGCtcgccgccacagctgcatcgtcgcggcgcaccagcgctgcgcaTCTCCGCCTGCTCAGTGCGCAgttcggcggcggctgatTGGCATGCCCCGACGATGGTGCGTCGGCCAACCAGCGTTAGCAAAgcgagcggcgcgccgtcgtTCCAGGCGGCGGTCACGCCAGCCAAGTTAACCACTGTCACTGCAGTGCCACGCatgctgtcgctgcagcactcGACTGCGAATGCAGCTACCTCTTCCCGGCCTACTCCACTCACCACTACGGCTGTGCACACGCCGCTGACAGCCACGTCGTCGTCTCCACGCTTCGCGTCGTTCTCACCGAGCCTGCAGCTGTCGTCCAtgaacgaggaggagctccgCGAACGGGAGTGCAAGCAGCTTAGTCTCTACGAGGCGTTCTTTTTCAATCCAACTCGCAGTATGTGGCTCGTCGACGACCACGTCCTGGCCAAGGTTCTCGAGTATGTGCGGATAATGGGATACGAGCACCCCGCCTTGAAGCGCGACCGCCTCAAAGGTCAGCCCTCTctgtggagcagcagcagcgccatcgcctccccTATCGCTCCAGCGAAGTCGAAGAAGAAGGCTGCCGGCGTGAGGAACGCGAActcgacagcgccgcagaACATGcacgcgtcgtcgtcgtctgccgccgccgaggccgtGGTGGAGGCTCTCGCACAGCCGGGCAGCGCCAACGCCTCACACACTCTGCcgactgctgctggcggctcTGCCGATTCCGCAGCGTTTGCGACCAAGCACTTCTGCTTGAAGGCTGGCAAGCCCCGCTGTGCTCGGCAGTACGTGAACAGGTCCACGGCGACTGCTGCGTCACATTTGTTTCTTACCTTCAGTGAGGCCATGCGGTGGATTGCGGAGCAGGAGTACGTTATCGGCactgtgctgctgtgctgcgcacgctTTATCGGAGACCCGAACGCCGACGGGGCGGCGGTTCttggcgacggcgtggcggaCACTGCGCCGTGGCATCCACGCCgtgcactgctgcaacgcAGAAAGCCGTGCATCCCTCTGCGGTTCCACCCCATCCACTTCGCGGCCTCTCTCGTGTGCTCGCGGTTCCCACAGTGGGGTGGAATCTCCGCCTTCACCCGTGCCTGGGAGACGCAGATCCGCCTGGTCCTGGGaagcgcgtcgccgtcgcaccaACGCCTCTTCAAGCTCCCCGACGACGCCCTCTTGCTCAGCTCCGACTGTGAGGCGGGAAACCTGCACCGGGTGGAGCGCGCAGGGGAGCCGTACTCCTTTCTTATTTGGTTGGAGCCGGATTTGGGGAGCGACAAGCGGATTTGGTTCCGCTTCTCTGTGACAGGGGCGAAGGAGGGGCGCAGGCTGCGGTTTCGGCTCATGAACGCGGCACCACACGTGAAGTTGTACCGGCAGAACGGCATGATGCCCGTGTGGCGTGATGGGCTGAGCCAGCCGAACTGGGGGCCCGTGGACTCGTGCTCCTTCCGCACTACAAACCGGGACCTGGACGGCGAGGTGAGTTTCTCCATAAACCCGCGAAACTCTACCGAAACGATCCAGATCGCCTTCTGCGCCCCGTACACGTACGCCGACTTGCTCTGCCACGTGTGCCACTGGCACGCCCTTGTGAAGAGCAGCGGGTGTGACATGCGCTTCGAGGAGCGGGTGCTGTGTCGGAGTCCGGATGGGCGAAAGCTTCATTTGCTCATCGTGACcagccgcgtcggcggcgcaccagcgtTGGCGGCGACCGAAGACAAGAGCACTGCGGACGCAGCGATTTCGGGCGGACGAGGGCACACTGGCGTGGGCGCGGAtggcgtggcggcagcaggtgCGGGCTCCTCCAGTGGCTGGACGTCCCCTGGCGTCGCGAGCCCCACGATGACGATCCCACCCGGGAAGGGCAAGGGCGGTGCCAcaaaggaggcggtgcgtggCCCGTACGCCAACTTCGCCTCTGGCAAAAAAGTCGTGCTCGTCAGTGGACGGGTGCACCCTGGCGAGGTGACGGCGTCGCACGGCGTCCACGGCCTCATTTCTTTCCTGCTCTCCAGCGACGTTCGCGCGAtccagctgcgcgagcactTCATATTCTTCATTGTGCCAATGCTCAACCCCGACGGCGTCAGCCGCGGTCATTCCCGCATGGACCAGTTCGGCAACAACCTCAACCGCTGCTACAACGACCCAGACGCGGAGACTCAGCCAACCGTgctcgcgctgcggcgcgtgttcgagcacctgcagcacacGTATCGCGAGCGCTTTATCATGTACCTCGACTTCCACTCCCACGCCTCGCAATCCAGCGGCTTTATGTTCGGCAACAACCTGCCCGTGTCTGTGCAGCACTGGAACCTCTTTTTTCCGCGCCTGGTGGAGCTGCACGTCCGTCATGTCTTCTCCTTTGCGCTCTGCCGCTTTGGCCGCGTTCACATGACAAGCAAGGATGGGGCCTCGCGGGTGCTGTTTGGCAGCAGTCTCATCCACAGCTACACGGTCGAACTGCCGCACTTCACGGACCGCCGCCTTTACGCGGACGAATACGCAGCCATGaacaacggcagcaacgTGCTCTTTGAGGTGACGTGGCCGCCGCTACACCAGACGTCAGGGCAGGCCGGCAGCGTTGACGTGAACGAGGACGGTGCGCAGGATGCTGAGAACGGCTCCGAAGGGAAGTGGCGCGGCGTGCGTCCGGCAGTCGGGGCTCGCGGCCTCTATAAACGGTCGAATATGTTGCTCGCCGGCCGCGGAAGGGCATGCCGGTCGAACCGTGAGAGCTCGTCAGCTCAGGCCAGGGATGGCTCCCCGCCCAAGAAGTCTTCCGGTGCCGCCCCGAGGAGCCAGGGGCATGCTAACTCGGCCGGCGTGGGCGAGCACTGTAGCGGTCAGTCCTCTGCAACTCAGATCGGCGGTACGAGGTTGGCGTCGTTTCTGCAGCCCatctccaccccctccattCTTTGCCAGAGCGCGGAGGTGGGACAGGCGTGCCTgttggcgctgcgcgactACTGCTCCATCGGTGCCCGTCCGTCGCCAGAGCTGACAATGTTCGGCGGCATGGACGGCGTGCTGCGTGATTCGAAGCGCCAAGTCAAGTTGGACTCGTCGAGGAAGTGCAAGAAGGTCCAGTCAGTCGCCACATACGCTGGGATAAACCCCATCTACAAGCAATACTAG